One Scylla paramamosain isolate STU-SP2022 chromosome 7, ASM3559412v1, whole genome shotgun sequence DNA window includes the following coding sequences:
- the LOC135102464 gene encoding secreted acidic protein 1A-like, whose protein sequence is MPSIKAPGCVQGSIDNNNNNDNSSTNNNDNDDDDNWSDDDGGGGDYDSDDGSDNDISGYDDEDGDDGNGYDEEDDDDGTDDNNNDGREDDYDSGDDDDDGNDDDNNDNDSSNDNSDNSSDQATRA, encoded by the exons ATGCCGTCCATCAAGGCGCCAGGATGTGTTCAAGG CAGcatcgacaacaacaataacaacgacaacagcagcaccaacaacaacgacaacgacgacgatgacaacTGGAGCGATGACGACGGCGGCGGTGGCGATTACGACAGCGACGACGGCAGCGACAACGACATCAGCGGCTACGACGACGAAGACGGCGACGACGGCAACGGCTAtgacgaggaggacgacgacgacggcaccgacgacaacaacaacgacggcAGAGAAGACGACTACGATAGCGgggacgacgacgatgacgggaacgacgacgacaacaatgataacgacagcagcaacgacaacagCGACAATAGCAGCGACCAGGCGACTAGGGCGTGA
- the LOC135101902 gene encoding enolase isoform X1: protein MIHRAASRMSITKIFARSIFDSRGNPTVEVDLYTQKGLFRAAVPSGASTGVHEALEMRDGDKSKYHGKSVFNAVKNVNDIIAPEIIKSGLKVTQQKECDDFMRKLDGTENKSRLGANAILGVSLAICKAGAAELGIPLYKHIANLANYGEVILPVPAFNVINGGSHAGNKLAMQEFMILPTGASSFTEAMRMGSEVYHHLKAVIKARFGLDATAVGDEGGFAPNILNNKDALDLIQEAIKKAGYTGKIEIGMDVAASEFYKGNNVYDLDFKTTNNDGSQKISGDQLRDLYMEFCKDFPIVSIEDPFDQDDWENWTKMTSSTSIQIVGDDLTVTNPKRIATAVEKKACNCLLLKVNQIGSVTESIDAHLLAKKNGWGTMVSHRSGETEDCFIADLVVGLCTGQIKTGAPCRSERLAKYNQILRIEEELGAGAKFAGKNFRNPC, encoded by the exons GATCCATCGTGCAGCTTCCAGGATGTCCATCACTAAGATCTTCGCCCGCAGCATTTTTGACTCCCGTGGTAACCCCACGGTGGAAGTTGACCTCTACACTCAGAAGGGGCTTTTCCGTGCTGCTGTGCCCTCAGGGGCCTCCACAGGCGTGCATGAGGCCCTGGAAATGCGTGATGGAGACAAGTCCAAGTACCATGGAAAATCCGTCTTCAACGCAGTAAAGAATGTCAATGACATTATCGCCCCTGAGATTATCAAAAGT GGGCTGAAAGTAACCCAGCAGAAGGAATGTGATGATTTCATGCGTAAATTGGATGGCACTGAAAACAAGAGCCGTCTGGGTGCCAATGCAATCCTTGGGGTCTCCCTGGCCATCTGTAAAGCTGGTGCTGCTGAACTGGGAATTCCTCTTTATAA GCACATTGCCAATCTTGCTAACTATGGTGAAGTAATTCTGCCTGTACCAGCATTCAATGTCATCAATGGAGGATCCCACGCTGGCAACAAGTTAGCCATGCAAGAGTTCATGATCCTGCCCACTGGTGCAAGCAGCTTCACTGAGGCCATGCGTATGGGCAGTGAGGTCTACCATCACTTGAAGGCCGTCATTAAGGCGCGCTTTGGTCTAGATGCTACAGCTGTTGGTGATGAGGGTGGCTTTGCACCAAACATCCTCAACAACAAGGATGCTCTTGATCTTATTCAAGAGGCTATCAAGAAGGCTGGCTACACAGGCAAGATTGAGATTGGAATGGATGTGGCTGCCTCTGAATTCTACAAGGGCAACAATGTCTATGACCTTGACTTTAAGACCACTAATAATGATGGTTCTCAGAAGATCTCCGGTGACCAGCTCAGGGACCTATACATGGAATTCTGCAAGGACTTCCCTATTGTTTCTATTGAGGATCCATTTGACCAA GATGATTGGGAGAACTGGACAAAGATGACTTCCAGTACCAGCATCCAGATTGTTGGTGATGACCTGACAGTGACCAACCCTAAGCGCATTGCCACAGCTGTGGAGAAGAAGGCCTGTAACTGTCTCCTTCTCAAGGTGAACCAGATTGGTTCAGTTACAGAGTCAATTGATGCTCACCTGCTTGCCAAGAAGAATGGCTGGGGCACCATGGTCTCCCACAg GTCTGGTGAGACTGAGGATTGTTTCATTGCTGACTTGGTGGTAGGACTCTGCACAGGACAGATCAAAACTGGAGCTCCTTGCCGCTCTGAGCGTCTTGCAAAATATAATCAGATCCTCCGCATTGAGGAAGAACTTGGTGCTGGTGCCAAGTTTGCAGGCAAGAACTTCAGGAATCCATGCTAG
- the LOC135101902 gene encoding enolase isoform X2, translating into MSITKIFARSIFDSRGNPTVEVDLYTQKGLFRAAVPSGASTGVHEALEMRDGDKSKYHGKSVFNAVKNVNDIIAPEIIKSGLKVTQQKECDDFMRKLDGTENKSRLGANAILGVSLAICKAGAAELGIPLYKHIANLANYGEVILPVPAFNVINGGSHAGNKLAMQEFMILPTGASSFTEAMRMGSEVYHHLKAVIKARFGLDATAVGDEGGFAPNILNNKDALDLIQEAIKKAGYTGKIEIGMDVAASEFYKGNNVYDLDFKTTNNDGSQKISGDQLRDLYMEFCKDFPIVSIEDPFDQDDWENWTKMTSSTSIQIVGDDLTVTNPKRIATAVEKKACNCLLLKVNQIGSVTESIDAHLLAKKNGWGTMVSHRSGETEDCFIADLVVGLCTGQIKTGAPCRSERLAKYNQILRIEEELGAGAKFAGKNFRNPC; encoded by the exons ATGTCCATCACTAAGATCTTCGCCCGCAGCATTTTTGACTCCCGTGGTAACCCCACGGTGGAAGTTGACCTCTACACTCAGAAGGGGCTTTTCCGTGCTGCTGTGCCCTCAGGGGCCTCCACAGGCGTGCATGAGGCCCTGGAAATGCGTGATGGAGACAAGTCCAAGTACCATGGAAAATCCGTCTTCAACGCAGTAAAGAATGTCAATGACATTATCGCCCCTGAGATTATCAAAAGT GGGCTGAAAGTAACCCAGCAGAAGGAATGTGATGATTTCATGCGTAAATTGGATGGCACTGAAAACAAGAGCCGTCTGGGTGCCAATGCAATCCTTGGGGTCTCCCTGGCCATCTGTAAAGCTGGTGCTGCTGAACTGGGAATTCCTCTTTATAA GCACATTGCCAATCTTGCTAACTATGGTGAAGTAATTCTGCCTGTACCAGCATTCAATGTCATCAATGGAGGATCCCACGCTGGCAACAAGTTAGCCATGCAAGAGTTCATGATCCTGCCCACTGGTGCAAGCAGCTTCACTGAGGCCATGCGTATGGGCAGTGAGGTCTACCATCACTTGAAGGCCGTCATTAAGGCGCGCTTTGGTCTAGATGCTACAGCTGTTGGTGATGAGGGTGGCTTTGCACCAAACATCCTCAACAACAAGGATGCTCTTGATCTTATTCAAGAGGCTATCAAGAAGGCTGGCTACACAGGCAAGATTGAGATTGGAATGGATGTGGCTGCCTCTGAATTCTACAAGGGCAACAATGTCTATGACCTTGACTTTAAGACCACTAATAATGATGGTTCTCAGAAGATCTCCGGTGACCAGCTCAGGGACCTATACATGGAATTCTGCAAGGACTTCCCTATTGTTTCTATTGAGGATCCATTTGACCAA GATGATTGGGAGAACTGGACAAAGATGACTTCCAGTACCAGCATCCAGATTGTTGGTGATGACCTGACAGTGACCAACCCTAAGCGCATTGCCACAGCTGTGGAGAAGAAGGCCTGTAACTGTCTCCTTCTCAAGGTGAACCAGATTGGTTCAGTTACAGAGTCAATTGATGCTCACCTGCTTGCCAAGAAGAATGGCTGGGGCACCATGGTCTCCCACAg GTCTGGTGAGACTGAGGATTGTTTCATTGCTGACTTGGTGGTAGGACTCTGCACAGGACAGATCAAAACTGGAGCTCCTTGCCGCTCTGAGCGTCTTGCAAAATATAATCAGATCCTCCGCATTGAGGAAGAACTTGGTGCTGGTGCCAAGTTTGCAGGCAAGAACTTCAGGAATCCATGCTAG